The DNA segment CATTGGTTCCGGTAAAAGCGGCATGGCGATCGCGGAATTAGTTCTGCATTTCCAAGGCCAGCCCAAAATTTCTGAAAAAGCTCCCCAGGAGTCTTTAAAGAATATTCTAGAAAAATGGCCGCAACGAAAACGAGTTGAAATGGAATTTGGCGGCCATACGAGAAAGTTTATCGAAGAAAGCGATATGGTGGTTTTAAGCCCGGGTGTTCCAATCAGCGCCGAGCCGGTTGCCTGGGCGAAAGCCAAAGATATTTCTGTTTTTGGCGAGGTGGAGTTAGCATTTCGGTTTTGCCCTTGCCCGGTGATAGCGGTAACCGGCAGTAACGGTAAAACAACCGTTTCTACCTTGATCGCTAAAGTTCTCGAGGAAACAAAAAGAAAAGTTTGTCTTTGCGGCAATATCGGGTCGCCATTTTCCAGTCATGTGACGAGCCTTAAGAAAAATGACCTTGTGGTCCTTGAGATCAGCTCTTTTCAGCTGGAATCCATCATTCATTTTCGTCCGCACGTGGCTGTTTTTGTTAATTTCAGCCAAAATCATTTAGACCGGCATAAGGATATGGAAGAGTATCTTTGTGCTAAAAAAAGAATTTTTTCAAATCAAAAGAAAAATGATTTTGCCATTCTTAATTACGAAGACCCTATCGTTAAAAATCTGGCATCGGAGGTTCAATCTAAAGTTTCTTATTTTAATTCTCCAGGTTTATCTGAAAAGCTAGGTATTCGCAATCCGAATCATTTGGCGGCTGCGGAGGTTGGCAGGATTTTTGACGTAAGCCCTGACCAGTGCAAGAAAATATTCTCTGGATTTAAAGGAGTTGAACATCGGCTGGAATTAGTGCGCACCATAGATGGTGTTGATTTTGTGAACGACTCAAAATCGACAACACCCGAGGCTGGGCGATGGGCGCTTACAACGATGGAAAAGCCGATTGTAATGATCTGTGGCGGCTACGACAAAAAACTTGGTTTTGATGTTCTGAGTGATTTGGTCGGCCGTAAAGTTAAGAGAATTTTCGCTATTGGACAAACGAAAGAAAAGATAACAAAGGCTTTCTCCGGTGTTGTCAATGTTGAGGAATGCGGCAACCTTGAAAGTGCTGTGGTGAGTGCGCGTAGGGCTGCGGTGCCGGGTGATTGTGTCTTGTTGTCACCGATGTGCGCCAGTTTTGATATGTTCAAAAATTTTGAAGAACGCGGAAAGGTGTTCAAGCAAATCGTTTCTCAACTTTAATTATGCGCGAGATCAGGCGGTCACTGGCTATTTTAACGGTTATTTTAGTCTGCGTAGGGATCATTATGATCTTTAGCGCCAGCAGTATCTATGCTTTACAACAGCTAAAAGACAGCGCTTATTTCTTGAAGCGGCATTTATTATTTCTCACAATGGGTTTGCCGCTTATGCTCTTGGTAATGGCGATCGATTATCGGGAACTGCGCAAATATGCCAAGCCGATCCTGATGGTCGCGATTTTCTTGCTGATCTTGGTTCTTATCCCTGGAATTGGGAAAGAAAGTAACGGTGCCCGGCGTTGGTTTAAGGTTTTTGGTTTAAGTTTTCAGCCGTCAGAATTCGCTAAGATTGCCGTATTGATCTATGTTGCTGATTTTCTGGCGCGCAAACAGACAAAGATCCGCGATCTGGTTGAAGGGTTTTTGCCGCTTGTTTTTATGCTAGGCATTGTTTGCTTGCCGATCTTAAAACAGCCGGATCTAGGAACGTCCGTTTCTATCGCTTGCGTTGTCTTTGTTCTGATGTTTGTTGCCGGCGCGAGGATCTCTCATCTTAGCCTTGTCGGGCTCATGTCTTTACCGCTTATTTATCTTCTGATCGTCCGAGTTCCGTATCGTTTAACAAGGATCTTGGCGTTTCTTAATCCGTGGGGCGATAGCCAAGGAATAGGTTTTCAACTGACGCAATCGCAAATTGCTCTTGGATCAGGAGGGATTCTTGGCGTTGGTTTAGGGCAAAGCATGCAGAAACTTTTTTATTTACCGGCGGCGCATACCGATTTTATTCTGTCCATTATTGGCGAAGAACTAGGATTGGTTGGGACATTAACGGTTGTTGTCTTATTCATGCTTTTTATCTGGCAAGGTGCCAGGATCGCCAAGAGAACAGAAGAAAGCTTTGGTTATTTTTTAAGCGTCGGCATCGTGGCCATGCTGGGGTTACAAGCCGTTGTTAATGTCGGCGTCAGCATCGGAGCTTTGCCAACAAAGGGATTGCCGATGCCGTTCATTAGCTATGGAGGTTCGGCGTTGATTTTTAATCTTATTGCTGTTGCGTTATTGCTTAACATTTCCCGCACCCAAGAATCATGAAAATTATTATTGCGACAGGCGGTAGCGGCGGCCATGTTTTTCCGGCATTAAGCGTTGCCATTGAGCTAAGAAGCCGGGGGCATGAGATTGTCTTTTTGGGAACCCCGGGGTTGGCTGCGGAGAAAATAGAAAAAAATAATTTTAGGTTTGTCGGGCTTTGCGCCAAGGGAATAGCTTACCGGTCTTTGGCTTCTTTTTTTGTTTCCATCAATTGTATGTTGACGGCAACCGGGCAGGCACTTCGATTCCTTAAGGAATTCAAGCCTGATGTTGTTGCCGGATTTGGCGGTTATGGAGCTTTTCCGACGGTTGCGGCGGCATTTCTTTTGCGTTGTCCGACATTAATCCATGAGCAAAATGTTGTTCCGGGCAAGGCTAATTACTTATTGTCAAAGTTTTCCAAACGTGTGGCGGTTAGTTTTGCGGAAAGCCGGAGATATTTTAATCAAAAAAAAGTTGTGTTAACCGGATGTCCGTGCCGTAAGAAGCCAAATGAGTTGCCGCGTGAGGAAATTCTGCGAAAATTTAATCTTT comes from the Candidatus Omnitrophota bacterium genome and includes:
- the ftsW gene encoding putative lipid II flippase FtsW, whose product is MREIRRSLAILTVILVCVGIIMIFSASSIYALQQLKDSAYFLKRHLLFLTMGLPLMLLVMAIDYRELRKYAKPILMVAIFLLILVLIPGIGKESNGARRWFKVFGLSFQPSEFAKIAVLIYVADFLARKQTKIRDLVEGFLPLVFMLGIVCLPILKQPDLGTSVSIACVVFVLMFVAGARISHLSLVGLMSLPLIYLLIVRVPYRLTRILAFLNPWGDSQGIGFQLTQSQIALGSGGILGVGLGQSMQKLFYLPAAHTDFILSIIGEELGLVGTLTVVVLFMLFIWQGARIAKRTEESFGYFLSVGIVAMLGLQAVVNVGVSIGALPTKGLPMPFISYGGSALIFNLIAVALLLNISRTQES
- the murD gene encoding UDP-N-acetylmuramoyl-L-alanine--D-glutamate ligase, with amino-acid sequence MDLRHKRVAIIGSGKSGMAIAELVLHFQGQPKISEKAPQESLKNILEKWPQRKRVEMEFGGHTRKFIEESDMVVLSPGVPISAEPVAWAKAKDISVFGEVELAFRFCPCPVIAVTGSNGKTTVSTLIAKVLEETKRKVCLCGNIGSPFSSHVTSLKKNDLVVLEISSFQLESIIHFRPHVAVFVNFSQNHLDRHKDMEEYLCAKKRIFSNQKKNDFAILNYEDPIVKNLASEVQSKVSYFNSPGLSEKLGIRNPNHLAAAEVGRIFDVSPDQCKKIFSGFKGVEHRLELVRTIDGVDFVNDSKSTTPEAGRWALTTMEKPIVMICGGYDKKLGFDVLSDLVGRKVKRIFAIGQTKEKITKAFSGVVNVEECGNLESAVVSARRAAVPGDCVLLSPMCASFDMFKNFEERGKVFKQIVSQL
- the murG gene encoding undecaprenyldiphospho-muramoylpentapeptide beta-N-acetylglucosaminyltransferase — its product is MKIIIATGGSGGHVFPALSVAIELRSRGHEIVFLGTPGLAAEKIEKNNFRFVGLCAKGIAYRSLASFFVSINCMLTATGQALRFLKEFKPDVVAGFGGYGAFPTVAAAFLLRCPTLIHEQNVVPGKANYLLSKFSKRVAVSFAESRRYFNQKKVVLTGCPCRKKPNELPREEILRKFNLSPDKPIILIVGGSQGSRRINKDFFEAAILLKESLDFQIIHISGKKDYEDLKASYERSGMHFCLFDFLDEIDLAYMASDLVICRAGAMTINEVALFRLPAVLIPYPFAGGHQKENAKVLCRAQIAQMIEEHELTPERLRAVILELLTRRIKKEEIALRAEKFFYADSAIRLANEIELIKE